The Nocardia arthritidis genome has a window encoding:
- a CDS encoding sensor histidine kinase — MKYWSTLSARTQDALISIFGFTVGLMLYFADLDSVFDSPQPPMTVRLAVLAVMCLMTFFRRRQPVTALAVGLVPLTVDLVLDPSVPIWLLYSDLIYASVLYGRGNQPRYVTIGCAAVAASGVSATLAITGEWWTTMLIAALLVAFIATPIWRATIVFAHKSIADAERKRVQAIRLVAEFDRRATIAEERKLIARDLHDVIAGHLSAIAIQSEAALDVLARRSPSSAMTDLVGAIRSESVDALQEMRTMLELLGNDDGPAAPQRLAQLPLLIDAATTAGSEVRVRSTLNEAELPSAIDQAAYRIVHEALTNAIKHAPGQPIDIGMHTDTTTLTIVVRNPTEPNSSRSTPPPGRRCGLIDLHERATALGGGISAGPVSGAWEVVARLPLTTFRVEERVAVTKENGGSASSS, encoded by the coding sequence GTGAAGTACTGGTCGACATTGTCGGCAAGGACACAGGACGCGCTGATCTCGATTTTCGGTTTCACAGTCGGCCTGATGCTCTATTTCGCCGACTTGGACTCAGTATTCGATTCGCCCCAACCGCCGATGACGGTGCGGTTGGCGGTACTCGCCGTGATGTGTCTGATGACATTCTTCCGCCGCAGACAACCTGTGACGGCACTCGCGGTCGGCTTGGTACCGCTGACCGTCGATCTGGTGCTCGATCCGTCCGTACCGATCTGGTTGCTGTATTCGGACCTCATCTACGCGTCCGTACTCTACGGGCGCGGCAACCAGCCACGGTACGTGACGATCGGCTGCGCCGCGGTCGCCGCATCCGGAGTATCCGCGACGCTGGCGATCACGGGCGAGTGGTGGACGACGATGTTGATCGCCGCACTACTGGTCGCATTCATCGCCACGCCCATCTGGCGGGCGACAATAGTTTTCGCACACAAATCAATCGCCGATGCCGAACGCAAACGGGTACAGGCGATAAGGCTGGTCGCCGAATTCGATCGCCGCGCAACCATCGCCGAGGAGCGAAAGCTCATCGCACGAGACCTCCATGACGTGATCGCCGGCCATCTCTCGGCGATTGCGATCCAATCCGAGGCGGCGCTCGATGTGCTGGCTCGCCGAAGCCCGAGCTCGGCGATGACCGACCTCGTCGGCGCGATCAGGTCCGAGAGTGTGGACGCATTGCAGGAGATGCGGACGATGCTCGAGCTGCTCGGCAACGATGACGGCCCGGCCGCGCCACAGCGGCTCGCACAACTACCCCTTCTCATCGACGCGGCCACTACCGCAGGGAGCGAAGTGCGTGTGCGCTCCACACTCAACGAGGCCGAACTGCCGAGCGCGATCGACCAGGCGGCATACCGGATCGTCCACGAGGCGCTGACCAACGCGATAAAGCACGCGCCCGGACAGCCGATCGACATCGGAATGCACACGGACACAACCACTCTCACCATCGTGGTGCGCAATCCCACCGAACCGAATAGCAGTCGGTCCACCCCGCCACCCGGGCGCCGATGCGGGCTGATCGACCTGCACGAACGCGCGACCGCGCTCGGCGGTGGCATCTCGGCCGGACCGGTGTCCGGCGCCTGGGAGGTCGTCGCCCGGCTGCCGCTGACCACCTTTCGAGTCGAGGAGCGAGTCGCGGTCACGAAGGAGAACGGCGGTTCGGCCTCGAGCAGCTAG
- a CDS encoding twin-arginine translocation signal domain-containing protein, with protein MPPAEERFGRRSFLTASAVMTGAAMTGLLGSTMDFARKMGATTVARNFDTAVGITPDPTDGRFRIWR; from the coding sequence ATGCCCCCTGCCGAGGAAAGATTCGGCCGGAGAAGCTTTCTCACCGCGTCGGCGGTGATGACCGGCGCTGCGATGACGGGTTTGCTGGGATCGACCATGGATTTCGCGCGGAAAATGGGCGCGACCACCGTCGCCCGGAACTTCGATACCGCCGTCGGAATCACCCCCGACCCCACCGACGGCCGATTCCGGATCTGGCGCTGA
- a CDS encoding esterase/lipase family protein — protein sequence MTPGHAAATPLPVPYSLTALVTASLTATPPYNPPGANDWGCIPSAEHPRPVVLVHGLSGNAENSWQTYAPLLANEGYCVFALTYGVYPGESGPLAGIGGRRPIIESSSELAAFVAQVRRATKADQVDIVGWSEGTLVTAGYLQFDGGAESVDKVVSLAPLWAGTAIAGAPHSYPFDVNAALAPACAACADLLTGSDFINRLQASGVYSPQPHYTNIVTTADLQVQPYSSGIRDAANATNIVLQDICPINLSGHLSMSVDPTVAALVLQALDPSAVRRIPCAASEAPPGT from the coding sequence GTGACACCGGGGCACGCCGCGGCGACCCCGCTGCCCGTCCCGTACTCACTCACCGCACTGGTCACCGCCAGCCTGACCGCGACGCCGCCCTACAACCCGCCCGGCGCCAACGACTGGGGCTGCATTCCGTCGGCGGAGCATCCGCGACCGGTCGTGCTCGTACACGGACTGAGTGGAAATGCCGAAAACAGTTGGCAGACCTACGCTCCGCTGCTCGCCAACGAGGGTTACTGCGTATTCGCCCTGACATATGGGGTATATCCGGGCGAGAGCGGACCATTGGCGGGAATAGGCGGTCGCCGACCGATCATCGAATCCAGCTCGGAACTCGCGGCATTCGTCGCGCAGGTGCGCCGGGCAACCAAGGCCGATCAGGTCGATATCGTCGGATGGTCCGAAGGCACGCTGGTCACCGCCGGATATCTGCAATTCGACGGCGGCGCCGAGAGCGTCGACAAGGTTGTCTCGCTGGCTCCGCTCTGGGCCGGAACCGCGATCGCGGGCGCACCGCATTCATATCCGTTCGATGTGAACGCGGCATTGGCGCCGGCGTGCGCCGCATGTGCGGATCTGCTCACCGGATCGGATTTCATCAACCGGCTGCAGGCGAGCGGTGTCTACTCACCACAGCCGCACTACACCAATATCGTCACCACGGCCGACCTTCAGGTGCAGCCGTACAGCAGCGGTATTCGCGACGCGGCGAATGCGACGAACATTGTGCTGCAAGACATCTGCCCGATCAACCTGTCCGGCCATCTGTCGATGTCGGTCGATCCAACAGTGGCCGCGCTCGTCCTACAGGCCTTGGACCCCTCGGCCGTTCGCCGGATCCCGTGCGCGGCATCCGAAGCGCCGCCCGGCACCTGA
- a CDS encoding lipase family protein has translation MSTRTLMHSVRRPSSGIAVRVLIVLTLLLPLALVGASAGTGRSVATPAGSPGSAQVPIEPLPVAVLPPEFDPFYQAPANSIVDTPPGGIIKARQITPSFLALLPLNIDAWQLLYRTNDSHGNPIATVTTVLEPRGPAPDGGRKLFSYQEAEDSTAKYCAMSYVIQQGSIPVDWYNNVMPIVMIALGLSQGWAMAIPDYEGPNSVYGGAVLGGQATLDGIRAAEGFAPMELAQGAGTPVVMAGYSGGTIPTGWAAEHRQTYAPELNIVGATIGGVVMGDLAGLLRHNSGGLFAGLVGTAFYSFAAEYPEVRQVLDSQLDWFGRFMITFKSMLCKEEGTVTFPGWNYLGSFTGQGDLLENPVLESAMHAQELGQQTPDVPMYIYHAQNDEIIPIAGTDRVVDGYCRDQNAKVVYTREFLTEHITGGFAWAPKGFQFLIDRMNGVPMRPGCTIDNPTSTFTDGDFLRLLTDKVPALAALIAGFPLGAGIH, from the coding sequence ATGTCAACGAGGACTCTCATGCACAGCGTCCGGCGACCGAGCTCGGGAATCGCGGTCCGCGTGCTGATCGTGCTGACCTTGCTGTTACCGCTGGCGCTGGTCGGCGCCTCGGCCGGGACCGGGCGATCGGTGGCCACACCCGCGGGATCGCCGGGTTCGGCACAGGTCCCAATCGAGCCATTGCCGGTGGCGGTGCTGCCGCCGGAGTTCGATCCCTTCTATCAGGCGCCGGCCAATTCGATAGTCGACACGCCACCGGGCGGAATCATCAAGGCGCGGCAGATCACACCGTCGTTCTTGGCGCTGCTGCCGTTGAATATCGATGCCTGGCAGCTGCTTTATCGCACGAACGACAGCCACGGTAATCCGATCGCGACCGTGACGACGGTACTCGAACCGCGTGGTCCCGCTCCCGACGGCGGACGAAAGTTGTTTTCGTATCAGGAGGCGGAGGACTCGACGGCGAAGTACTGCGCGATGTCGTATGTCATCCAGCAGGGCTCCATTCCCGTCGATTGGTACAACAACGTCATGCCGATCGTGATGATCGCCTTGGGGTTGTCGCAGGGGTGGGCGATGGCGATTCCCGACTATGAAGGCCCGAACTCGGTATACGGTGGCGCGGTTCTGGGCGGCCAGGCCACACTCGACGGTATCCGCGCCGCGGAGGGCTTCGCGCCGATGGAGCTGGCTCAGGGCGCGGGAACCCCGGTTGTCATGGCGGGATATTCCGGAGGCACCATTCCGACAGGCTGGGCCGCCGAGCATCGGCAAACATACGCCCCCGAACTGAACATCGTCGGCGCCACCATCGGTGGAGTCGTCATGGGCGATCTCGCGGGATTGCTGCGACATAATTCCGGTGGATTGTTCGCCGGGTTGGTCGGTACGGCGTTCTATTCCTTCGCCGCGGAGTATCCGGAGGTGCGGCAGGTACTCGACAGTCAACTCGACTGGTTCGGCAGATTCATGATCACCTTCAAAAGCATGCTCTGTAAGGAAGAAGGAACCGTCACATTCCCTGGATGGAATTACCTCGGTTCCTTCACCGGCCAAGGCGATCTGCTGGAGAATCCTGTACTCGAATCGGCGATGCACGCCCAGGAGTTGGGGCAGCAGACACCGGACGTGCCGATGTACATCTATCACGCGCAAAACGACGAGATCATTCCGATCGCGGGCACCGATCGGGTGGTGGATGGATACTGCCGCGACCAGAACGCGAAGGTCGTCTACACCCGGGAGTTCCTGACCGAGCACATTACCGGCGGATTCGCCTGGGCGCCGAAGGGTTTCCAATTCCTGATCGACCGCATGAACGGCGTGCCGATGCGGCCCGGATGCACGATCGACAACCCGACCAGCACCTTCACCGACGGCGACTTTCTCCGTTTACTGACCGACAAAGTGCCCGCATTGGCCGCTCTGATAGCCGGGTTCCCGCTGGGCGCCGGAATTCACTGA
- a CDS encoding Gfo/Idh/MocA family protein, giving the protein MTHVHPPGSAIGVGIVGLSAFGGWAAEAHVPALQKLPGFELRALAASSVASAKSAGEKFGVGLTFDNVEELAQRDEVDLVVVSVQVREHRSLVLSALGAKKMVLCEWPLGVDLAEAEEIAADAAATGVRTFIGLQARSAPAVRYLRDLIRDGYVGEVLSTSVIASTMLWGRTFDRKNAYILDRNGGATMLTVPFGHTIDGLTSVLGEFTECTATTATRRGRVFDKHSGEPAVMTAEDQIAVTGTLNGGAVASIHFRGGHTRGTNFLWEINGTHGDLRVTGQTGHLGLGQFKIYGGRLGDTAVTELPVPVEYKLPQFIGDREQNAYAVAHQYAAILSDIVDNTRLAPDFAHGVDRHRLIDSVRRAAESGRRQIIQIG; this is encoded by the coding sequence GTGACTCATGTACACCCGCCCGGGTCGGCAATAGGGGTTGGAATTGTGGGCCTGAGCGCCTTCGGGGGGTGGGCCGCCGAGGCTCACGTTCCCGCTTTGCAGAAGCTGCCGGGGTTCGAGCTGCGCGCGCTGGCCGCGAGCAGCGTCGCCTCGGCGAAATCCGCGGGCGAGAAGTTCGGTGTCGGCCTGACGTTCGACAATGTCGAGGAACTCGCGCAGCGGGACGAAGTCGACTTGGTCGTTGTTTCCGTCCAGGTCCGCGAGCACAGGAGCCTCGTGCTGTCCGCGCTCGGGGCGAAGAAAATGGTCCTGTGTGAATGGCCTTTGGGTGTCGACCTCGCCGAGGCCGAGGAGATCGCCGCCGACGCGGCCGCAACGGGTGTGCGCACATTCATCGGTCTGCAGGCGCGGTCCGCGCCCGCGGTGCGTTATCTACGCGATTTGATCCGCGACGGCTACGTCGGCGAGGTGCTTTCCACGAGCGTTATCGCATCGACAATGCTGTGGGGGCGAACTTTCGATAGAAAGAATGCCTACATCCTCGATCGCAACGGGGGCGCCACAATGTTGACGGTCCCTTTCGGCCACACGATCGATGGCTTGACCTCGGTACTCGGTGAGTTCACCGAATGCACTGCCACGACCGCGACCCGGCGGGGGCGGGTATTCGACAAGCACAGCGGCGAACCTGCCGTTATGACAGCAGAGGATCAGATCGCGGTCACCGGCACGCTGAATGGGGGAGCGGTCGCGTCGATTCATTTTCGTGGTGGGCACACCCGGGGCACCAATTTCTTGTGGGAGATCAATGGAACCCATGGCGACCTGCGGGTCACCGGCCAGACCGGACACTTGGGCCTAGGACAGTTCAAGATATACGGGGGCCGACTGGGCGACACCGCGGTCACCGAGCTGCCCGTTCCGGTGGAATATAAACTACCGCAGTTCATCGGAGATCGTGAGCAAAACGCGTATGCGGTCGCGCATCAATACGCCGCGATACTGTCCGATATCGTCGATAATACTCGGCTCGCCCCTGATTTCGCACACGGCGTCGATCGCCACAGGTTGATCGATAGCGTTCGACGTGCGGCGGAAAGCGGACGCCGACAAATAATCCAGATCGGTTGA
- a CDS encoding TetR/AcrR family transcriptional regulator: protein MNERRRRMLDAGIQLFGDRGFTAVSITDICGRARVSRRSFYEEFAGLDRLLMSIVDEKDMIAVERVAASLAASTGEHIQTRAARAFEAFLSATCPDRLTARVCFVEVVRVADTVEAWRRERRRRLAALLVFEAESAAQRGEIAPGSYEFAAITVVGAVTYAIQEWTESAPIYGEFTDMSIARLAERLAQIFLACVNSAATQP from the coding sequence GTGAATGAACGTCGGCGCCGCATGCTCGACGCCGGCATTCAACTGTTCGGCGACCGTGGGTTCACCGCGGTATCGATCACCGATATCTGTGGGCGGGCGCGGGTGTCGCGGCGGTCGTTCTACGAAGAGTTCGCCGGTCTGGATCGGCTGCTGATGTCGATCGTCGACGAGAAGGACATGATCGCGGTCGAGCGCGTCGCCGCGAGTCTGGCGGCCTCGACGGGTGAGCATATCCAGACGCGCGCGGCACGGGCATTCGAAGCCTTCCTGTCCGCGACATGTCCGGACCGGCTCACCGCACGGGTCTGCTTCGTCGAAGTCGTCCGAGTCGCGGATACGGTCGAGGCATGGCGGCGCGAGCGCCGCCGCCGCCTCGCGGCCCTCCTGGTCTTCGAGGCGGAATCCGCCGCACAACGCGGCGAGATCGCGCCCGGCTCATACGAATTCGCCGCGATCACGGTGGTCGGGGCAGTGACCTACGCAATCCAGGAGTGGACCGAATCGGCGCCCATCTACGGCGAATTCACCGATATGTCGATCGCACGCCTAGCCGAGCGGCTAGCCCAGATCTTCCTCGCCTGCGTGAATTCGGCCGCCACACAGCCATAG
- a CDS encoding DNA translocase FtsK — translation MAGKSRSTTTRARAGSARGRTTAARSRSGTARSGASRGRTAPVRRPARRRSNTAPLAVFGRGVSNGWLMLARGVGATTRTLSKAGDIEHGHRRDGIALGLIALSAVIAAAVWLSAGGPVGHWVEEAIRAVSGSASAGLPFVATAIAVILMRTEPHPEIRPRLVLGGLLVGLPMLGLWHIAAGTPTDAHGRSRAAGFVGFVVGGPLTDGLTAWLSVPILLLAIAFGVLLLTGTTVREVPARLREYFGTGSGGDEYGDYDGDYDPANYDADGFPVHRKRSRRRGTPAENYPADEYGDPDAVTEIIGEPPLRDAKTIATAQNFGTEAEEEPPAPPKPKKRQPKVEVKDQTPPPPKQLEFVPERVVEGDYTLPPLSLLTDGDPPKKRSAANESMIEAITEVLVQFKIDAAVTGFVRGPTVTRYEVELGPGVKVEKITALARNIAYAVATENVRLLAPIPGKSAVGIEVPNADRELVRLADVLKSPSTRNDHHPLVIGLGKNIEGDFLAANLAKMPHLLVAGSTGSGKSSFVNSMLVSLLQRATPDEVRMILIDPKMVELTPYEGIPHLITPIITQPKKAAAALAWLVEEMEQRYQDMQANKVRHIDDFNKKVKSGAITAPLGSERVYRPYPYILAIVDELADLMMTAPRDVEDAIVRITQKARAAGIHLVLATQRPSVDVVTGLIKTNVPSRLAFATSSLTDSRVILDQPGAEKLIGMGDGLFLPMGANKPTRLQGAFISDEEIHAVVEFSKNQAEPEYQEGVTTAKAGEAKDIDPDIGDDLDVFVQAVELVVTSQFGSTSMLQRKLRVGFAKAGRLMDLMETRGVVGPSEGSKARDVLVKPDELEGLLWSIRGGGPADPDDSEG, via the coding sequence ATGGCAGGTAAGTCCCGCAGCACCACCACACGTGCGCGGGCGGGATCGGCGCGGGGGCGGACCACTGCGGCACGGTCCCGTTCCGGCACCGCGCGTTCCGGCGCGTCGCGCGGCCGCACCGCTCCGGTGCGCCGACCGGCGCGTCGTCGGTCGAACACCGCGCCGCTGGCCGTATTCGGCCGCGGCGTCAGCAACGGCTGGCTCATGCTCGCGCGCGGCGTCGGCGCGACCACGCGGACGTTGAGCAAGGCGGGTGATATCGAGCACGGCCACCGCCGCGACGGCATCGCACTCGGCCTGATCGCGCTCAGCGCCGTGATCGCCGCCGCGGTGTGGCTGTCGGCGGGTGGGCCGGTCGGCCATTGGGTGGAGGAGGCGATCCGGGCCGTATCCGGTTCGGCCTCGGCCGGTTTGCCGTTCGTCGCCACGGCCATCGCGGTCATCCTGATGCGCACCGAACCGCATCCGGAGATCCGGCCGCGCCTGGTGCTCGGCGGGCTGCTGGTCGGCCTGCCCATGCTCGGGCTCTGGCATATCGCCGCGGGCACGCCCACCGACGCGCACGGTCGTTCGCGCGCGGCGGGTTTCGTCGGTTTCGTGGTCGGCGGCCCGTTGACCGACGGCCTCACCGCCTGGCTGTCGGTGCCGATCCTGTTGCTGGCCATCGCCTTCGGCGTGCTGCTGCTCACCGGCACCACGGTGCGTGAGGTGCCTGCCCGGCTGCGCGAATACTTCGGCACCGGCAGCGGCGGCGACGAATACGGCGATTACGACGGCGATTACGATCCGGCCAACTACGACGCCGACGGCTTCCCGGTGCATCGCAAGCGGTCGCGGCGGCGCGGCACCCCGGCCGAGAACTATCCGGCCGACGAATACGGCGATCCGGACGCGGTCACCGAGATCATCGGCGAGCCGCCGCTGCGGGACGCGAAAACCATTGCCACCGCCCAGAATTTCGGCACCGAGGCCGAGGAGGAGCCGCCCGCGCCGCCCAAGCCGAAGAAGCGCCAGCCCAAGGTCGAGGTCAAGGATCAGACCCCGCCGCCGCCGAAGCAGCTCGAATTCGTGCCGGAGCGGGTGGTGGAGGGCGATTACACGCTGCCGCCGCTGTCCCTGCTCACCGATGGCGATCCGCCCAAGAAACGCAGCGCCGCAAACGAATCGATGATCGAGGCGATCACCGAGGTGCTGGTGCAGTTCAAGATCGACGCGGCGGTCACCGGCTTCGTCCGCGGCCCGACGGTCACCCGCTACGAGGTGGAGCTCGGGCCGGGCGTGAAGGTGGAGAAGATCACCGCGCTGGCCCGCAATATCGCGTATGCCGTTGCGACGGAGAACGTTCGGCTGCTCGCACCGATCCCGGGCAAATCCGCGGTCGGCATCGAGGTACCCAATGCCGACCGCGAGCTGGTGCGGCTGGCCGATGTGCTGAAATCCCCGTCGACCCGAAACGACCACCACCCCTTGGTGATCGGGCTCGGCAAGAATATCGAGGGCGATTTCCTCGCGGCCAATCTGGCCAAGATGCCGCATCTGCTGGTGGCCGGTTCCACCGGCTCCGGTAAGTCGAGTTTCGTGAATTCCATGCTGGTTTCGCTGCTGCAGCGGGCCACCCCGGACGAGGTCAGGATGATCCTGATCGACCCGAAGATGGTGGAACTCACACCGTACGAGGGCATTCCGCACCTGATCACGCCGATCATCACCCAGCCGAAGAAGGCGGCCGCCGCGCTGGCCTGGCTGGTGGAGGAGATGGAGCAGCGCTATCAGGACATGCAGGCCAACAAGGTCCGGCATATCGACGACTTCAACAAGAAGGTGAAATCCGGCGCGATCACCGCCCCGTTGGGCAGCGAACGGGTGTACCGGCCCTACCCGTACATCCTGGCCATCGTCGACGAACTCGCCGACCTGATGATGACCGCGCCGCGCGATGTCGAGGACGCGATCGTGCGCATCACCCAGAAGGCCAGGGCCGCGGGCATTCACCTGGTGCTGGCCACCCAGCGTCCGTCGGTGGACGTGGTCACCGGTCTGATCAAGACGAACGTGCCGTCCCGGCTGGCCTTCGCCACCTCCTCGCTGACCGACTCCCGGGTCATCCTGGATCAGCCGGGCGCGGAGAAGCTGATCGGCATGGGCGATGGCCTGTTCCTGCCCATGGGCGCCAACAAGCCCACCCGATTGCAGGGCGCGTTCATCTCCGACGAGGAGATCCACGCCGTCGTCGAATTCAGCAAGAATCAGGCCGAACCCGAGTATCAGGAGGGCGTCACCACCGCGAAGGCGGGCGAGGCGAAGGATATCGATCCGGATATCGGCGACGATCTGGACGTCTTCGTGCAGGCCGTCGAGCTCGTCGTCACCTCGCAATTCGGTTCGACGTCGATGTTGCAGCGCAAGCTGCGGGTCGGCTTCGCCAAGGCGGGCCGCCTGATGGATCTCATGGAGACCCGCGGCGTCGTCGGGCCGAGTGAGGGTTCCAAGGCGCGCGATGTGCTGGTGAAACCCGATGAGCTCGAGGGCCTGCTCTGGTCCATTCGCGGCGGTGGCCCAGCCGACCCGGACGATTCAGAGGGTTAG
- a CDS encoding TIGR03085 family metal-binding protein has translation MTPGQRTLAQRERQALVATMAAAGPDAPTLCGTWLVRDLAAHLVVRERRPDAAPGVMVPALAGYLEAVRTAYARRPFQQLLELVRTGPPWWSPLRPVDALVNSVEYFVHHEDVRRGAPGWEPRVLPVADERQLWNMLRRTASFGYRKAPVRVALVTPDGSELRVGAKSGATVTLRAPASELTLYSMGRGEVRVEITGEPAAVEALARFDRSV, from the coding sequence GTGACTCCGGGACAACGGACGCTGGCCCAGCGGGAACGTCAGGCATTGGTGGCGACGATGGCGGCCGCCGGGCCCGACGCGCCGACGCTCTGCGGAACCTGGCTGGTCCGAGATCTGGCCGCGCACTTGGTGGTTCGCGAACGCCGCCCCGACGCCGCACCCGGCGTCATGGTGCCCGCGCTGGCCGGATATCTGGAGGCGGTGCGGACCGCGTACGCCCGCAGGCCGTTTCAGCAGCTGCTGGAGCTGGTGCGCACCGGGCCGCCGTGGTGGTCGCCGCTGCGTCCGGTCGACGCGCTGGTGAACTCCGTCGAGTACTTCGTACATCACGAGGATGTGCGTCGTGGCGCACCGGGTTGGGAGCCACGCGTGCTGCCCGTCGCCGATGAGCGGCAGCTGTGGAATATGTTGCGGCGCACCGCATCGTTCGGCTACCGGAAGGCGCCGGTGCGGGTCGCGCTGGTGACGCCGGATGGGTCCGAGCTCCGTGTCGGCGCGAAATCCGGTGCGACGGTGACGCTTCGGGCCCCGGCCTCGGAGCTGACGCTGTACTCGATGGGGCGCGGCGAGGTCCGCGTCGAGATCACCGGGGAACCGGCCGCCGTCGAGGCGCTGGCCCGCTTCGATCGCTCGGTCTGA
- a CDS encoding DUF4189 domain-containing protein produces MRKFVTGAAAMVAAAGATLAVSAPQANAAGYYYGAIAISYSTGYIGYSYDYADSGTAQSRAVSQCGQADCQAVEWFANGCGAVAYSRSTGTWSWGYAASRIGAQNKALSYNNGGAAIVHWNCTSNHG; encoded by the coding sequence TTGCGGAAATTCGTCACCGGTGCGGCCGCCATGGTAGCCGCGGCAGGCGCCACGCTGGCCGTCAGCGCGCCGCAGGCCAATGCGGCCGGCTACTACTACGGTGCCATCGCCATCTCGTACTCCACCGGTTACATCGGCTACTCGTACGACTACGCGGATTCGGGGACCGCGCAGTCGCGGGCGGTCAGCCAGTGCGGCCAGGCCGATTGCCAGGCCGTCGAATGGTTCGCCAACGGCTGCGGCGCGGTCGCCTACTCGCGCAGCACCGGCACCTGGAGCTGGGGCTATGCGGCCTCCAGGATCGGCGCGCAGAACAAAGCGCTGTCGTACAACAACGGCGGCGCCGCCATCGTGCACTGGAACTGCACGTCCAACCACGGCTGA